A window of the Haloarcula litorea genome harbors these coding sequences:
- the surE gene encoding 5'/3'-nucleotidase SurE has translation MDEPTILLTNDDGIDSAGLRAVYDGLAEVGDVVAVAPAEDQSAVGRAISGEVEVRDHELGYVVEGTPTDCVVAGLEALVTDADLVVAGCNRGANLGTYVLGRSGTVSAAVEATFFDVPAIAVSMYIPVREDAAFSEIEANGESYDEAVRATRYLADHALGAGVFEQCDYLNVNAPVAEWGEAPLAITRPSEVYEMDAVRDGEAVTLHDRIWEHMADGTIPDPAGTDRRAVVDGKVSVSPLTAPHTTEHHEALDALAETYPVEE, from the coding sequence ATGGACGAGCCGACCATCCTGCTGACGAACGACGACGGGATCGACAGCGCCGGCCTCCGGGCTGTGTACGACGGGCTGGCCGAGGTCGGCGACGTCGTCGCCGTCGCGCCCGCCGAGGACCAGAGCGCCGTCGGCCGCGCCATCTCGGGCGAGGTCGAGGTCCGCGATCACGAACTCGGCTACGTCGTCGAGGGGACGCCGACGGACTGCGTCGTCGCGGGGCTGGAGGCGCTGGTGACCGACGCGGACCTCGTCGTCGCGGGCTGTAACCGCGGCGCGAACCTCGGGACCTACGTCCTGGGCCGCTCGGGCACCGTCAGCGCCGCCGTCGAGGCGACGTTCTTCGACGTGCCGGCGATCGCCGTCTCGATGTACATCCCCGTCCGCGAGGACGCCGCGTTCTCGGAGATCGAGGCCAACGGCGAGAGCTACGACGAGGCGGTGCGGGCGACCCGGTACCTCGCGGACCACGCGCTGGGGGCCGGCGTCTTCGAGCAGTGTGACTACCTGAACGTCAACGCCCCGGTCGCGGAGTGGGGCGAGGCTCCGCTGGCGATCACCCGCCCCTCGGAGGTCTACGAGATGGACGCCGTCCGGGACGGCGAGGCGGTGACGCTGCACGACCGCATCTGGGAACACATGGCCGACGGGACCATCCCGGACCCGGCGGGGACCGACCGGCGTGCCGTCGTCGACGGGAAGGTCAGCGTCTCGCCGCTGACCGCTCCGCACACGACGGAACACCACGAAGCCCTCGACGCGCTCGCCGAGACCTACCCCGTCGAGGAGTAG
- a CDS encoding prephenate dehydrogenase/arogenate dehydrogenase family protein, producing MNVLVVGAGSMGQWFARTVRDHAEVSVAFADTDAEAATAAAEAVGGRAVSTATEERFDAVCVAVPMPVAEAAIESYADRATALLDVTGVMTEPLAAMREHAPDSQRASLHPLFAPDNAPGNVAVVTDADGQVVETLLGALAAAGNRTFETTAQEHDAAMETVQAAAHAAVLAYGLAAADVSERFHTPVSGALADLVEQVRGGDARVYADIQATFDGADRVADAAARIADADRAEFTDLYDSL from the coding sequence ATGAACGTCCTCGTCGTCGGTGCCGGGTCGATGGGACAGTGGTTCGCGCGGACGGTACGGGACCACGCCGAGGTGTCGGTCGCGTTCGCCGACACCGACGCCGAGGCCGCTACCGCCGCCGCCGAGGCGGTGGGGGGCCGGGCCGTCTCGACGGCGACCGAAGAGCGGTTCGACGCCGTCTGCGTCGCCGTCCCGATGCCGGTCGCCGAGGCGGCCATCGAGTCGTACGCCGACCGCGCGACGGCGCTCCTCGACGTGACCGGAGTGATGACCGAACCGCTCGCGGCGATGCGGGAGCACGCCCCCGACAGCCAGCGTGCGAGCCTCCACCCGCTCTTCGCCCCAGACAACGCCCCGGGGAACGTCGCGGTCGTGACCGACGCCGACGGGCAGGTGGTCGAGACCCTGCTTGGCGCGCTGGCGGCGGCCGGCAACCGGACCTTCGAGACGACCGCCCAGGAACACGACGCGGCGATGGAGACGGTCCAGGCGGCCGCCCACGCCGCGGTCCTGGCCTACGGCCTCGCGGCCGCCGACGTGTCCGAGCGGTTCCACACGCCGGTCTCCGGGGCACTGGCAGATCTCGTCGAGCAGGTCCGGGGCGGCGACGCCCGCGTGTACGCCGACATCCAGGCGACCTTCGACGGGGCCGACCGGGTCGCCGACGCCGCCGCCCGCATCGCCGACGCCGACCGCGCGGAGTTCACCGACCTCTACGACTCGCTATGA
- a CDS encoding small ribosomal subunit Rsm22 family protein, which yields MNDETRQGVRENAQYLQHVRPIDPEEIHEYVAGDPHPAVVRQVLREEALDLGLVERDDGTFVPAPESPVSTPFHGVERFPEEHEERVEDLLVDAYGHQWARGDSGDRLRERVRDVKERYLQREDVTYDELTAHGYAVYHLPDYYAAAQYVLADLAAAGLLPSRLRVLDVGAGVGGPALGLFDLVPDDALVDYHAVEPSAAADVLERLVDDAGPNVHPTVHRERIEAFDLDAAVADDGQFDLILFGSVLNELADPEAVLERALGALADDGSVVALEPADRNTATGLREIERAVADGGPATVYAPTVRLWPHRAPESESWSFDRKPDLAVPETQRRLDDAGGGTGEFVNVDVQYAYTVLRTDGRRAIDITPDRGNHAPLGDAESFVTDRVNLLAVKLSHDLSEGDANPLYLLGDGSQSTDVFAVVTESSLLNEDLREADYGDLLSLRNALVLWNDDEAAYNVVVDGETTVDRAR from the coding sequence ATGAACGACGAGACACGACAGGGCGTCCGAGAGAACGCCCAGTACCTCCAGCACGTCCGCCCGATCGACCCCGAGGAGATCCACGAGTACGTCGCGGGCGACCCCCATCCGGCGGTCGTCCGGCAGGTCCTCCGCGAGGAGGCGCTGGACCTGGGCCTCGTCGAGCGGGACGACGGGACGTTCGTCCCCGCGCCGGAGTCCCCCGTCTCGACCCCCTTCCACGGCGTCGAGCGGTTCCCCGAGGAACACGAGGAGCGCGTCGAGGACCTGCTGGTCGACGCCTACGGCCACCAGTGGGCGCGGGGCGACAGCGGCGACCGCCTCCGCGAGCGGGTCCGGGACGTGAAGGAGCGCTACCTCCAGCGCGAGGACGTGACCTACGACGAGCTGACCGCCCACGGCTACGCCGTCTACCACCTGCCGGACTACTACGCCGCCGCCCAGTACGTCCTCGCGGACCTCGCGGCCGCCGGCCTGCTCCCCTCGCGCCTCCGCGTCTTGGACGTCGGTGCGGGCGTCGGCGGGCCGGCGCTTGGCCTGTTCGACCTCGTGCCCGACGACGCGCTGGTGGACTACCACGCCGTCGAGCCCAGCGCCGCCGCCGACGTGCTCGAACGCCTCGTCGATGACGCCGGGCCGAACGTCCACCCGACCGTCCACCGCGAGCGGATCGAGGCGTTCGACCTCGACGCGGCGGTCGCCGACGACGGTCAGTTCGACCTGATCCTGTTCGGGAGCGTCCTGAACGAACTCGCGGACCCCGAAGCGGTCCTCGAACGGGCGCTCGGCGCGCTGGCCGACGACGGCAGCGTCGTCGCGCTCGAACCGGCCGACCGAAACACGGCGACGGGGCTGCGCGAGATCGAGCGGGCCGTCGCCGACGGCGGCCCCGCGACGGTGTACGCGCCGACGGTGCGGCTCTGGCCCCACCGTGCCCCCGAGAGCGAGTCGTGGTCGTTCGACCGCAAGCCCGATCTGGCGGTGCCGGAGACCCAGCGCCGACTCGACGACGCCGGCGGCGGCACCGGCGAGTTCGTCAACGTCGACGTCCAGTACGCATACACCGTCCTCCGGACCGACGGGCGGCGAGCGATCGACATCACGCCCGACCGGGGGAACCACGCGCCGCTGGGCGACGCCGAGTCGTTCGTCACCGACCGGGTGAACCTCCTCGCCGTGAAACTCAGCCACGACCTCTCGGAGGGGGACGCGAACCCGCTCTACCTGCTCGGCGACGGGAGCCAGTCGACGGACGTCTTCGCCGTCGTCACCGAGTCGTCGCTGCTGAACGAGGACCTGCGCGAGGCCGACTACGGCGACCTGCTGTCGCTGCGGAACGCGCTGGTCCTCTGGAACGACGACGAGGCGGCCTACAACGTCGTCGTCGACGGGGAGACCACGGTCGACCGCGCGCGGTGA
- a CDS encoding GMC family oxidoreductase — protein sequence MDRTPSERADVCVVGAGPAGALVASRLAGDGRDVVVLEAGPRFDFESRQRRMEESIRPAHEGSVWGMGGPRDAYSASGDRYYPLNVARVKGVGGTTLHWQGMVMRYHPSDFDGGHDNDDPAWPIGYDDLRPYYAEAERALGVAGDDDNPFAPAREEPFPMPGFPPSYSDSLFADACEELGITMHSVPNARNSEGYDDRSACVGYGTCQPVCPSGAKYDASATIEDAEAAGARVIDRVPVQRVETDGQGRATAAVYATPDGEEHRQTAREFVLAAGGVEIPRLLLLSRSEAHPDGLANSSGLVGHYFMDHLFAGAGGSLGRRTRQNHVGFITSECHQFYDDPGQAVERVDDGETVVPASDAALSPIKLEFLNYAGPSPVELALSAERWGDDLLGDLREAYGNRIAMGGLVGQPPRKENRVTLDTSTTDDHGNPVPDIKWSWGERLGRTMSRANEIQHAVLAELGADVDWTVGPENTGPAYHHMGTTRMGTDPDESVVDPELRTHDVGNLSIASSSVFVTAGSLNPTLTIAALALKCADHVDERL from the coding sequence ATGGACCGAACGCCGAGCGAGCGGGCCGACGTCTGCGTCGTCGGCGCGGGGCCGGCGGGGGCGCTCGTCGCCAGTCGCCTCGCCGGCGACGGCCGCGACGTCGTGGTTCTGGAGGCGGGGCCGCGGTTCGACTTCGAGAGCCGGCAGCGGCGGATGGAGGAGTCCATCCGGCCGGCCCACGAGGGCTCGGTCTGGGGGATGGGCGGGCCGCGCGACGCCTACAGCGCCAGCGGCGACCGGTACTATCCGCTGAACGTCGCCCGCGTGAAAGGCGTCGGGGGGACGACGCTGCACTGGCAGGGGATGGTGATGCGGTACCACCCGTCGGACTTCGACGGGGGCCACGACAACGACGATCCGGCCTGGCCCATCGGCTACGACGACCTCCGGCCGTACTACGCCGAGGCCGAGCGCGCCCTCGGAGTGGCCGGCGACGACGACAACCCCTTCGCCCCGGCGCGCGAGGAGCCGTTCCCGATGCCTGGGTTCCCGCCGTCCTACAGCGACTCGCTGTTCGCCGACGCCTGTGAGGAACTCGGCATCACGATGCACTCGGTCCCCAACGCCCGCAACTCGGAGGGGTACGACGACCGCAGCGCCTGTGTCGGCTACGGCACCTGTCAGCCGGTCTGCCCGTCGGGCGCGAAGTACGACGCCAGCGCGACGATCGAGGACGCCGAGGCGGCGGGCGCTCGCGTGATCGACCGGGTCCCGGTCCAGCGGGTCGAGACCGACGGCCAGGGGCGGGCGACCGCGGCCGTGTACGCGACCCCCGACGGCGAGGAACACCGACAGACCGCTCGGGAGTTCGTCCTCGCCGCCGGCGGCGTCGAGATCCCGCGGCTCCTCCTGCTGTCGCGCTCAGAGGCCCACCCCGACGGGCTCGCGAACTCTTCTGGGCTGGTGGGACACTACTTCATGGACCACCTGTTCGCCGGCGCAGGCGGGAGCCTCGGCCGGCGCACGCGGCAGAACCACGTCGGCTTCATCACCAGCGAGTGCCACCAGTTCTACGACGACCCCGGACAGGCCGTCGAGCGGGTCGACGACGGCGAGACGGTCGTGCCGGCCAGCGACGCCGCGCTCTCCCCGATCAAGCTGGAGTTCCTGAACTACGCCGGCCCCTCGCCCGTCGAACTGGCGCTGTCCGCCGAGCGGTGGGGCGACGACCTGCTCGGCGACCTGCGCGAGGCCTACGGTAACCGGATCGCGATGGGCGGTCTGGTCGGCCAGCCGCCGCGAAAGGAGAACCGAGTGACGCTGGACACCTCGACGACCGACGACCACGGCAACCCCGTACCCGACATCAAGTGGTCGTGGGGCGAACGCCTCGGTCGTACGATGTCCCGCGCCAACGAGATCCAACACGCCGTGCTGGCGGAACTGGGCGCGGACGTCGACTGGACCGTCGGCCCCGAGAACACTGGCCCCGCCTACCACCACATGGGGACGACGCGGATGGGGACCGACCCCGACGAGAGCGTCGTCGATCCAGAGCTGCGGACCCACGACGTGGGGAACCTCTCGATCGCCTCCTCGTCGGTGTTCGTCACTGCGGGGTCGCTGAACCCGACCCTGACGATCGCCGCACTGGCGTTGAAGTGCGCCGACCACGTCGACGAGCGCCTCTGA
- a CDS encoding fumarylacetoacetate hydrolase family protein, which translates to MKRVRFRDTAGNVRGGRWTVEDGEPVVTAAAGPYGRIAFGDETYDPDEVDILPPCEPTKIVCIGRNYAEHAEEMDEELPDRPMLFLKAPNAVASHGKRLTLPAGKERIDFEAELGVVIGEQCRNVSESGAMDVVAGYTCVNDISNRDDQNVEQNWVRGKAFDNACPIGPLVATPEHVPDDAHIESRVNGEVRQSSSIEHLIFSVEELIAEITEYMTLEPGDVIATGTPEGVGPLEDGDEVEIEVEGVGTLKHSVKIP; encoded by the coding sequence ATGAAGCGCGTTCGATTCCGGGACACCGCCGGGAACGTCCGTGGCGGCCGCTGGACCGTCGAGGACGGCGAACCGGTCGTCACTGCCGCCGCCGGCCCGTACGGCCGCATCGCGTTCGGCGACGAGACGTACGACCCGGACGAGGTGGACATCCTCCCGCCGTGTGAGCCGACCAAGATCGTCTGCATCGGGCGGAACTACGCCGAACACGCCGAGGAGATGGACGAGGAGCTCCCGGACCGGCCGATGCTGTTCCTGAAGGCACCGAACGCCGTCGCCTCCCACGGCAAGCGGCTCACCCTGCCCGCGGGCAAGGAGCGCATCGACTTCGAGGCGGAACTGGGCGTCGTCATCGGCGAGCAGTGCCGCAACGTCAGCGAGTCCGGGGCGATGGACGTCGTCGCCGGCTACACCTGCGTCAACGACATCTCCAACCGCGACGACCAGAACGTCGAGCAGAACTGGGTCCGGGGCAAGGCCTTCGACAACGCCTGTCCCATCGGGCCGCTGGTCGCGACGCCGGAACACGTCCCGGACGACGCCCACATCGAGTCCCGCGTCAACGGCGAGGTCAGGCAGTCCTCGTCCATCGAGCACCTCATCTTCTCCGTCGAGGAGCTCATCGCGGAGATCACCGAGTACATGACTCTCGAACCGGGCGACGTCATCGCCACCGGGACGCCGGAGGGCGTCGGCCCGCTCGAGGACGGCGACGAGGTCGAGATCGAGGTCGAGGGCGTCGGCACGCTGAAACACTCCGTCAAGATCCCCTGA
- a CDS encoding lysylphosphatidylglycerol synthase transmembrane domain-containing protein translates to MATATDERRGTVRLLLGGLVAALLLAVLALSLDVEVTLATLRAAEPGAVALAVGLGLFAQGCWSLTMVTIVGGVDRTAPRGRVSLCYFAGTFGKQVLPLGAAGGSAIIAYVLADDLDRRFTDVFGAVTASELLVFAGSLGVAALGMASLVVDPLPGLDGAAVLGVLALVVAALVAGGAALAYRRTALRRVVELAAGLVRATVGRVSVRVARSLRPDRVSAAVETFFDGFGAATGDTRRLAVAAALSVVGWVAFSLSLVASLGAVDVPLATGLALFLVPAAGVATLVPTPGGLGTTELGLTAVVTLASAASPELAAAGVVVYRLATYWLIVAVGGAASLYLSTTVWHALD, encoded by the coding sequence ATGGCGACGGCCACCGACGAACGGCGCGGGACTGTCAGGCTCCTCCTCGGCGGGCTGGTCGCCGCCCTCCTGCTCGCCGTCCTCGCGCTGTCGCTCGACGTCGAGGTGACGCTGGCGACGCTCCGAGCCGCAGAACCCGGGGCGGTCGCGCTCGCCGTCGGCCTGGGGCTGTTCGCACAGGGCTGTTGGAGCCTGACGATGGTGACCATCGTCGGCGGCGTCGACCGGACCGCGCCCCGTGGCCGCGTCTCGCTGTGTTACTTCGCTGGGACGTTCGGCAAGCAGGTCCTCCCGCTGGGGGCCGCCGGCGGCTCGGCGATCATCGCCTACGTCCTGGCCGACGATCTCGACCGCCGGTTCACCGACGTCTTCGGGGCCGTGACCGCCAGCGAACTGCTCGTGTTCGCGGGCTCGCTCGGCGTGGCGGCGCTGGGGATGGCGTCGCTGGTCGTCGACCCGCTGCCGGGACTGGACGGGGCTGCCGTCCTCGGCGTCCTGGCGCTCGTCGTCGCGGCGCTGGTGGCCGGCGGCGCGGCGCTGGCGTACCGCCGGACCGCCCTGCGTCGGGTCGTCGAACTGGCCGCTGGCCTCGTCCGGGCGACGGTCGGCCGCGTCTCGGTGCGGGTCGCCCGGTCGCTGCGCCCGGACCGAGTCTCGGCCGCCGTCGAGACGTTCTTCGACGGGTTCGGGGCGGCGACGGGTGACACCCGACGGCTCGCGGTCGCCGCGGCGCTCTCGGTGGTCGGCTGGGTCGCCTTCTCGCTGTCGCTGGTCGCCTCGCTGGGTGCCGTCGACGTCCCGCTCGCGACGGGACTCGCGCTGTTTCTCGTCCCGGCCGCGGGGGTCGCGACGCTGGTCCCGACGCCCGGCGGACTGGGCACGACGGAGCTGGGCCTCACCGCCGTCGTGACCCTCGCCAGCGCGGCGTCGCCGGAACTCGCGGCCGCCGGCGTCGTCGTCTACCGGCTGGCGACCTACTGGCTGATCGTCGCCGTCGGCGGGGCCGCGTCGCTGTACCTCTCGACGACGGTCTGGCACGCGCTGGATTGA
- a CDS encoding M20 family metallo-hydrolase, with translation MNVSVSEARLRTDIERTAEFGAVDAEEGRGRTVLTGTEPNRAAREYLVERLDDAGLDVRVDAVGNVVGRWTPPSADPDAAPVASGSHLDSVPEGGIFDGPLGVYGALEAVRAMQDGGVEPARPIEVVSFTEEEGQRFASGVLGSSVAAGVRPVADALALEADDGTTLGAALDEIGFRGDGRLDAADWDAWLELHIEQSTRLTDAGAAVGVVTDVTGITHCEVEIVGEANHAGSTPMDARTDALAAASEFVLAVERAAKRLADEHETPVGTVGSLGVSPNATNVVPGSATLGLDVRDVTQDRIEELVGHARETLDRLESERGVSTHIERPFDVAPMPTSDRVRRAASDAADRVGVTAIDCHSGAFHDTTHVARETDAGMLFAPSEGGVSHTPREWTDWADCAAATEVLAASLADLAT, from the coding sequence ATGAACGTCTCCGTCAGCGAGGCGCGGCTTCGCACGGACATCGAGCGGACGGCCGAGTTCGGCGCGGTCGACGCCGAGGAGGGCCGCGGTCGGACCGTCCTGACAGGGACGGAGCCGAACCGCGCGGCCCGCGAGTACCTCGTCGAGCGGCTCGACGACGCCGGGCTGGACGTGCGGGTCGACGCCGTCGGGAACGTCGTCGGCCGGTGGACGCCGCCCAGCGCCGACCCGGACGCCGCCCCGGTCGCCTCGGGGAGTCACCTCGACTCGGTACCCGAGGGCGGCATCTTCGACGGCCCGCTGGGGGTCTACGGCGCGCTCGAAGCGGTCCGGGCGATGCAGGACGGCGGCGTCGAGCCGGCGCGCCCGATCGAGGTGGTCTCGTTCACCGAGGAGGAGGGCCAGCGGTTCGCCTCGGGGGTGCTGGGATCGTCAGTCGCCGCGGGCGTCCGGCCGGTCGCGGACGCGCTGGCGCTCGAAGCCGACGACGGAACGACCCTCGGCGCAGCCCTCGACGAGATCGGTTTCCGCGGCGACGGTCGCCTCGACGCCGCCGACTGGGACGCCTGGCTGGAGCTCCATATCGAGCAGTCGACCCGCCTGACCGACGCCGGCGCGGCCGTCGGCGTCGTGACGGACGTGACCGGCATCACTCACTGCGAGGTCGAGATCGTCGGCGAGGCGAACCACGCCGGGTCGACGCCGATGGACGCACGGACCGACGCCCTCGCCGCCGCGAGCGAGTTCGTCCTCGCCGTCGAGCGGGCGGCAAAGCGGCTGGCCGACGAGCACGAGACGCCCGTCGGCACCGTCGGCAGCCTCGGCGTCTCGCCGAACGCGACCAACGTCGTGCCGGGATCGGCGACGCTGGGGCTGGACGTCCGGGACGTGACACAGGACCGGATCGAGGAACTGGTCGGGCACGCCCGCGAGACGCTCGACCGACTCGAATCGGAGCGTGGCGTGTCCACCCACATCGAGCGGCCGTTCGACGTGGCTCCGATGCCGACGAGCGACCGGGTCCGCCGGGCCGCCAGCGACGCGGCGGACCGAGTGGGGGTGACGGCGATCGACTGCCACTCCGGCGCGTTCCACGACACCACCCACGTCGCCCGGGAGACAGACGCCGGAATGCTGTTCGCCCCCTCCGAGGGCGGCGTCTCGCACACCCCCCGAGAGTGGACCGACTGGGCGGACTGCGCGGCGGCGACGGAGGTGCTGGCGGCGAGCCTGGCCGACCTCGCCACCTAG
- a CDS encoding DMT family transporter, with protein MADRRSALLFVLLAALWGTSFAAIKAGLDAFPPVLFAAIRYDLAGVLMVTYAAATSDYWVPRDRADWLTVAVETTLIIALYNAFLFVGEQGVSGGVAAILVGMSPVLSTVFSRVFLPDERLTVVGTVGLLLGFAGVGLVARPDLTSLAESAAAPALVLLAAASVALGSVLVQRFDAGISSEGMVAWATALGAVLLHGISLALPGESLADVTVTLEGIVAVVYLAVFASAVGYVVYFDLLARLGAIEINLVSYAAPVFAAAAGWLVRDETLAPLDVAGFLVIFVGFALLKRRALAAELSPLVGRVEGLLSGR; from the coding sequence ATGGCAGACCGCCGGTCCGCACTGCTGTTCGTTCTCCTGGCCGCGCTGTGGGGGACCTCTTTCGCCGCCATCAAGGCGGGGCTTGACGCCTTCCCGCCGGTGCTGTTCGCGGCAATCCGGTACGACCTCGCTGGCGTCCTGATGGTCACGTACGCGGCGGCGACCAGCGACTACTGGGTCCCCCGGGACCGCGCCGACTGGCTCACCGTCGCCGTCGAGACGACGCTGATCATCGCGCTGTACAACGCCTTCCTGTTCGTCGGCGAGCAGGGCGTCTCCGGCGGGGTCGCGGCCATCCTCGTCGGGATGAGCCCGGTCCTCTCGACGGTGTTCTCCAGGGTGTTCCTGCCCGACGAGCGACTGACCGTCGTGGGCACCGTCGGCCTCCTGCTTGGCTTCGCCGGCGTCGGTCTCGTCGCCCGGCCGGACCTGACGAGTCTCGCCGAGTCGGCCGCCGCACCGGCGCTGGTGCTGCTCGCGGCCGCCTCGGTGGCGCTTGGGAGCGTCCTCGTCCAGCGGTTCGACGCCGGGATCTCCTCCGAGGGGATGGTCGCCTGGGCGACCGCGCTCGGGGCGGTCCTGCTGCACGGCATCAGCCTCGCGCTCCCCGGCGAGTCACTCGCCGACGTGACCGTCACCCTCGAGGGGATCGTCGCCGTCGTCTACCTCGCGGTGTTCGCGAGCGCCGTCGGGTACGTCGTCTACTTCGACCTGCTGGCCCGACTGGGTGCCATCGAGATCAACCTCGTCTCCTACGCGGCCCCGGTGTTCGCGGCGGCCGCGGGCTGGCTCGTCCGGGACGAGACGCTCGCACCGCTCGACGTCGCCGGCTTTCTCGTCATCTTCGTCGGGTTCGCCCTCCTCAAGCGCCGTGCGCTGGCGGCGGAACTCTCGCCGCTCGTCGGTCGCGTCGAGGGGTTGCTCTCCGGTCGCTGA
- a CDS encoding methyl-accepting chemotaxis protein, giving the protein MGQATTSRTGSGLVEILNSKLREFVRYIPAGDTIPEETWRSRHRIIIGSVLAHVPFLLVLGLYDGTETLVTGATIPETPLWLIGLELGVLLAFSAAASVPQLSRRVRTALASTGLLASSVVLVQFSGGYIEAHFHFFVAMAVVAVYEDWAPFALGIGYVVFTHGVFGMINPERVYNHAAAINNPWVWGLIHGLFVTGLASALMAHWYSTERSREEVRQRLEQVQSQTEEIENLEARREEIEREKAEAQQLKAEAEAEKAEVEELVAHLEEKADDYSAAMARAADGDFTVRLDPDSESEAMTQIAESCNEMLDETAEAMGAIDDFAETVATASEEANAGTAEAKQASTEVSEAIQEIAAGADEQREMLERVSGEMTDLSATVEEVAASAETVAQRSHETTEIAADGEATAEAAIEDARDVQQAIDATVDHVEALDDQMAEIGEIVGLIGEIAEQTNMLALNANIEAARAGDGGGGEGFAVVADEVKQLAEETRDSASEIEELIAETQAQTEATVAEVRDAEGYIEESVDGVEEVVSAFGEVRTNAEETDAGIQEIRDATDDQAASTEETVSMIEEAADISRSTAEETERASAAAEEQAASVSQISRNAEQLDEQVGRLEAMIEKFDTGAAGGAGTAGADRQHLADGGRSE; this is encoded by the coding sequence ATGGGCCAAGCAACGACCAGTCGGACCGGGTCTGGTCTTGTCGAGATTCTGAACAGCAAGCTCCGGGAGTTCGTCCGGTACATCCCCGCGGGCGATACGATCCCCGAGGAGACGTGGCGGAGCCGTCACCGGATCATCATCGGGAGCGTCCTGGCTCACGTCCCGTTCCTGCTCGTGCTTGGCCTCTACGACGGGACGGAGACGCTGGTGACGGGCGCGACGATCCCCGAGACGCCGCTGTGGCTGATCGGGCTCGAACTGGGGGTCCTGCTGGCGTTCTCGGCCGCGGCGAGCGTCCCACAGCTCTCGCGTCGTGTGCGGACGGCGCTGGCCTCGACCGGCCTGCTGGCCTCCTCCGTCGTCCTGGTCCAGTTCTCGGGCGGGTACATCGAGGCCCACTTCCACTTCTTCGTCGCGATGGCGGTCGTCGCCGTCTACGAGGACTGGGCTCCGTTCGCCCTGGGGATCGGCTACGTCGTGTTCACCCACGGCGTCTTCGGGATGATAAACCCCGAGCGGGTGTACAACCACGCGGCGGCGATCAACAACCCCTGGGTCTGGGGGCTCATCCACGGCCTGTTCGTCACCGGCCTCGCGTCGGCGCTGATGGCACACTGGTACTCGACCGAGCGCTCCCGCGAGGAGGTCCGGCAGCGGCTCGAACAGGTCCAGTCACAGACGGAGGAGATCGAGAACCTCGAGGCGCGCCGCGAGGAGATCGAACGGGAGAAGGCCGAGGCCCAGCAGCTCAAGGCCGAGGCCGAAGCCGAGAAGGCGGAGGTCGAAGAGCTGGTCGCGCACCTGGAGGAGAAGGCGGACGACTACAGCGCGGCGATGGCCCGCGCCGCGGACGGGGACTTCACGGTCAGGCTCGACCCCGACAGCGAGAGCGAAGCGATGACACAGATCGCCGAGTCGTGCAACGAGATGCTGGACGAGACCGCCGAGGCGATGGGGGCGATCGACGACTTCGCCGAGACCGTCGCCACGGCGAGCGAGGAGGCCAACGCGGGGACTGCGGAGGCCAAACAGGCCAGCACCGAGGTCAGCGAGGCCATCCAGGAGATCGCCGCCGGCGCGGACGAACAGCGGGAGATGCTCGAACGGGTCTCCGGTGAGATGACGGACCTGTCGGCGACGGTCGAGGAGGTGGCAGCCTCCGCCGAGACCGTCGCTCAGCGGTCCCACGAGACGACCGAGATCGCCGCCGACGGCGAGGCGACCGCCGAGGCGGCCATCGAGGACGCCCGCGACGTCCAGCAGGCCATCGACGCCACCGTCGACCACGTCGAGGCCCTCGACGACCAGATGGCGGAGATCGGCGAGATCGTCGGCCTCATCGGCGAGATCGCCGAGCAGACGAATATGCTGGCGCTGAACGCCAACATCGAGGCGGCCCGGGCGGGCGACGGCGGTGGCGGCGAGGGGTTCGCCGTCGTCGCCGACGAGGTCAAGCAACTGGCCGAGGAGACCCGCGACTCCGCCTCTGAGATCGAGGAGCTGATCGCCGAGACCCAAGCGCAGACGGAGGCGACCGTCGCCGAGGTCCGCGACGCCGAGGGGTACATCGAGGAGAGCGTCGACGGCGTCGAGGAGGTCGTGTCGGCCTTCGGCGAGGTCAGGACGAACGCCGAGGAGACCGACGCCGGCATCCAGGAGATCCGCGACGCGACGGACGACCAGGCCGCCAGCACGGAGGAGACGGTGTCGATGATCGAGGAGGCGGCCGACATCAGTCGCTCCACCGCCGAGGAGACCGAACGCGCGTCCGCCGCCGCCGAGGAGCAGGCGGCCTCGGTCTCGCAGATCAGCCGCAACGCGGAGCAACTGGACGAACAGGTCGGCCGCCTCGAAGCGATGATCGAGAAGTTCGACACCGGCGCGGCGGGCGGTGCCGGCACGGCGGGGGCCGACCGGCAGCACCTCGCGGACGGCGGGCGGTCCGAGTGA